In Alicyclobacillus macrosporangiidus CPP55, a single window of DNA contains:
- a CDS encoding FGGY-family carbohydrate kinase has product MTRRGFVLVLDIGTTGARAMLFDAAGQVGGFAYEEYQSLHRAPNVIDHDPVTWLEAVARTVPAALDAARVDGEDVAAVAVTSQRATVMPVDAAGQPLAPAVLWQDKRTRPQCERLAAVIGEEEVYRRTGLRIDPYFSLPKLMWFAESHPEIYRAAYRFVTVHDLVVHHLTGVFATEYTQASRTMLFDVARLAWDEDLARAAGLSAVPLPEDVRPTGSVAGGLTEAAAKQFGLRPGTPVVMAGGDQQCAAVGLGVVAPGLVKVTTGTGSFVVAPVAQPVFDPARRVLLSASALPGQWILEAGIFTTGAVLRWFRDQLGHAEVEAAQAAGADAYDLLTAEAAEAEPGAGGLLWLPHFAGSAAPHWDPEARGVVYGLTLAHTRKDLARAVLEGVAMEIGMNLAVMRTLVGGRLAEVRVSGGMVRSELFNQIQADVYGCAVVPGRLEQATALGAAALAWTAVGVYSDAAEAARRMGGLDEPRRRQPDAGRHAFYRDRMRLHEAVYRALAAYAR; this is encoded by the coding sequence GTGACCCGCCGGGGCTTTGTGCTGGTGCTCGACATCGGGACCACCGGAGCCCGGGCCATGCTGTTCGACGCGGCCGGGCAGGTGGGCGGGTTCGCCTACGAGGAGTACCAGAGCCTGCACCGGGCGCCGAACGTGATCGATCACGATCCGGTCACATGGCTCGAGGCCGTCGCGCGGACGGTGCCCGCGGCGCTGGACGCCGCCCGGGTGGACGGCGAGGACGTGGCGGCGGTGGCGGTGACCTCCCAGCGGGCGACGGTGATGCCGGTGGACGCGGCCGGTCAGCCGCTCGCCCCAGCCGTGCTGTGGCAGGACAAGCGCACGCGTCCCCAGTGCGAACGGTTGGCGGCCGTCATCGGGGAGGAGGAGGTGTACCGTCGGACGGGGCTGCGCATCGACCCGTACTTCTCGCTGCCGAAGCTGATGTGGTTCGCCGAGTCGCATCCGGAGATCTACCGGGCGGCGTACCGGTTCGTGACGGTGCACGACCTGGTCGTCCATCACCTGACCGGGGTGTTCGCGACGGAGTACACCCAGGCCTCGCGGACGATGCTGTTTGACGTGGCCCGCCTGGCCTGGGACGAGGATCTCGCGCGGGCGGCGGGGCTATCCGCCGTGCCGCTGCCGGAGGACGTGCGGCCAACCGGGTCCGTGGCAGGCGGGCTCACCGAGGCGGCCGCGAAACAGTTCGGGCTTCGTCCGGGGACCCCGGTGGTCATGGCCGGGGGCGATCAGCAGTGCGCGGCGGTCGGCCTGGGCGTGGTCGCGCCGGGGCTGGTGAAGGTGACGACGGGGACCGGATCGTTCGTGGTCGCGCCCGTCGCGCAGCCGGTGTTCGATCCCGCGCGGCGCGTGCTCCTCAGCGCCTCCGCTCTGCCGGGACAGTGGATCCTGGAGGCGGGCATCTTCACGACGGGGGCGGTCTTGCGCTGGTTTCGTGATCAACTGGGCCACGCCGAGGTGGAGGCGGCCCAGGCGGCGGGAGCGGACGCGTACGACCTGCTCACCGCCGAAGCGGCCGAGGCGGAACCGGGGGCAGGGGGCCTGCTCTGGCTGCCGCACTTCGCGGGCAGCGCGGCACCCCACTGGGACCCGGAGGCGCGGGGGGTGGTCTACGGGCTGACCCTCGCTCACACCCGCAAGGACCTGGCGCGCGCCGTGCTCGAGGGCGTCGCGATGGAGATCGGGATGAACCTGGCGGTGATGCGGACACTCGTCGGCGGGCGATTGGCAGAGGTGCGCGTCAGCGGGGGCATGGTCCGAAGCGAGCTGTTCAATCAGATCCAGGCGGACGTCTACGGGTGTGCGGTGGTGCCGGGCCGGCTGGAGCAGGCGACGGCGCTGGGCGCCGCGGCGCTCGCCTGGACGGCGGTCGGGGTCTACTCGGACGCGGCCGAGGCGGCGAGGCGGATGGGTGGATTGGACGAGCCGCGCCGGCGTCAGCCGGACGCCGGGCGGCACGCCTTCTACCGGGATCGAATGCGGCTGCACGAAGCGGTGTACCGCGCGCTGGCGGCCTACGCGAGGTAG
- a CDS encoding class II fructose-bisphosphate aldolase, translating into MASDLRDQAGADFGRGAGTETAGASSVPARFAPFGTMLRQAAAGGYAVAAFNVYDLATFRAAVAAARRRKAPVILALGERYFHLMRPRTAVALLQALLEEAAGSAGEGVAASEGEVAGAADGDARTPGSSLWRPAIGLHLDHAASPEHCLEAIEAGFSSVMIDASHLPFEENVRVTKAVVDAAHARGAGVEAELGGIAAGEASHEFSDGTEALTDPDQAAAFVAATGVDALAVSVGTVHGLYRGEPHIDLPRLEAIRARVDVPLVLHGGSGTPADLLKAAIARGVAKVNVNTEISLAAVQRIASTVAERPKAHLSELTVAAEGAAQEVMEAYIDRFLWPGPDVGSGQTSDVRPAGPETPRERAAGGPAAGGQAVER; encoded by the coding sequence ATGGCCAGTGACCTGCGGGACCAGGCGGGCGCGGACTTCGGACGGGGCGCTGGGACGGAGACGGCAGGCGCGTCCTCGGTTCCGGCTCGGTTCGCCCCCTTCGGCACGATGCTTCGGCAGGCGGCGGCCGGCGGGTACGCCGTGGCGGCCTTCAACGTGTACGACCTGGCGACGTTCCGGGCGGCCGTCGCCGCCGCCCGGCGCCGGAAGGCACCGGTCATCCTGGCGCTCGGCGAGCGGTACTTCCATCTGATGCGGCCGCGCACGGCGGTCGCCCTGCTGCAGGCACTCTTGGAGGAGGCGGCCGGATCGGCCGGCGAAGGCGTGGCCGCCTCCGAAGGCGAGGTGGCCGGCGCGGCAGACGGGGACGCGCGAACCCCGGGGTCCTCGCTGTGGCGCCCCGCCATCGGCCTCCACCTCGATCACGCCGCCTCCCCCGAGCACTGCCTGGAGGCCATCGAGGCCGGGTTCAGCAGCGTGATGATCGACGCTTCTCACCTGCCCTTCGAGGAGAACGTGCGCGTCACGAAGGCGGTCGTCGACGCCGCCCACGCCCGCGGCGCCGGCGTGGAGGCGGAACTGGGCGGGATCGCGGCGGGCGAAGCGAGCCACGAGTTTTCGGACGGTACGGAAGCGTTGACCGACCCGGACCAGGCGGCGGCGTTCGTCGCGGCCACCGGCGTCGACGCTCTGGCGGTCTCGGTCGGTACGGTGCACGGCCTGTACCGGGGCGAGCCGCACATCGATCTCCCGCGCCTGGAGGCCATCCGGGCACGGGTGGATGTGCCGCTGGTGCTGCACGGCGGCTCGGGGACGCCGGCGGACCTGTTGAAGGCGGCCATCGCGCGCGGTGTCGCCAAGGTGAACGTCAACACCGAGATCTCGCTGGCGGCGGTGCAGCGCATCGCGAGCACGGTGGCCGAGCGGCCGAAGGCGCACCTGTCGGAGCTGACCGTGGCGGCGGAAGGGGCGGCGCAGGAGGTCATGGAGGCGTACATCGACCGCTTCCTGTGGCCGGGGCCGGACGTGGGCAGCGGGCAGACAAGCGATGTCCGGCCGGCTGGTCCGGAGACACCGCGTGAACGGGCCGCCGGAGGCCCTGCGGCCGGCGGGCAGGCGGTGGAGCGGTGA
- a CDS encoding lactate racemase domain-containing protein: MEFPKWRRVRQHFEGPVVEDIPARVRAELLRVLAPADAPPREPGGLGLAHPRVWPGMRVAITAGSRGIANIPLILQSVVRTLKQLGAEPFIVPAMGSHGGATAEGQREVLESLGVTEDFCEAPIRSSMDVVQIGTTPQGMPVFMDAQAAGADGVVVVGRVKLHTDFKSPIGIESGLMKMMAIGLGKHRQALEIHAYGVPGIRDHMPEVAKVVLASGKVLCGLAILENAFEQTAHIEAVEPARIPEREPELLRQSAAWMPKLPVDDVDLLIVDEIGKNYSGTGMDTNIIGRIRIHGVPEPERPRIQYIFARDLSEASHGNALGIGLADLTTRRLLEKIDFQKMNENVITSTFLQRAAIPIVLDCDCDAIQAALRCLWGVAPKRARILRIPSTLQLEWLYVSEAVWEDLEGRPGIEAAGPFTEMAFDADGNLLTFESA; encoded by the coding sequence ATGGAATTTCCGAAGTGGCGGCGGGTGCGCCAGCATTTCGAAGGACCCGTGGTCGAAGACATCCCCGCCCGCGTGCGAGCAGAATTGCTGCGCGTTTTGGCCCCTGCGGACGCTCCGCCGCGGGAGCCCGGCGGGCTGGGCTTGGCACATCCGCGCGTTTGGCCCGGGATGCGGGTGGCCATCACGGCGGGCAGCCGCGGGATCGCCAACATCCCCCTCATTCTGCAATCGGTGGTGCGCACTTTGAAACAATTGGGGGCCGAGCCGTTCATCGTCCCGGCGATGGGCAGCCACGGTGGGGCCACCGCCGAGGGGCAGCGGGAGGTACTGGAGAGCCTCGGCGTGACGGAGGACTTCTGCGAGGCGCCCATCCGCTCCTCGATGGATGTGGTGCAGATCGGGACGACGCCGCAGGGTATGCCCGTCTTCATGGACGCTCAAGCTGCGGGGGCGGATGGCGTCGTCGTGGTCGGGCGGGTGAAGCTGCATACCGATTTCAAGTCGCCCATCGGGATCGAAAGCGGCTTGATGAAGATGATGGCCATCGGGCTCGGCAAGCACCGGCAGGCCCTGGAGATCCACGCGTACGGGGTGCCGGGCATCCGCGATCACATGCCTGAGGTGGCGAAGGTGGTGCTCGCCTCCGGCAAGGTCCTGTGCGGCTTGGCCATCCTGGAGAACGCCTTCGAGCAGACCGCTCACATTGAGGCCGTCGAGCCCGCGCGCATCCCGGAGCGCGAGCCGGAACTGCTGCGCCAGTCGGCCGCCTGGATGCCGAAGCTGCCGGTGGACGATGTGGACCTGCTGATTGTCGACGAGATCGGCAAGAACTACAGCGGCACCGGCATGGACACCAACATCATCGGCCGCATCCGCATTCACGGCGTGCCGGAGCCTGAGCGGCCGCGCATCCAGTACATCTTCGCGCGCGACCTGAGCGAGGCGTCCCACGGGAACGCGCTCGGCATCGGGCTGGCTGACCTGACGACGCGGCGGTTGCTCGAGAAGATCGATTTCCAGAAGATGAACGAAAACGTCATCACCAGCACCTTTTTGCAGCGGGCGGCCATCCCGATTGTCCTCGATTGCGATTGCGATGCCATCCAGGCGGCCCTGCGCTGCCTGTGGGGCGTGGCGCCGAAGCGGGCGAGGATCCTCCGCATCCCCAGCACCCTGCAGTTGGAGTGGCTGTACGTGTCGGAGGCGGTGTGGGAAGACCTCGAGGGCAGGCCGGGCATCGAGGCGGCGGGGCCATTCACCGAGATGGCGTTCGACGCGGACGGCAACCTGTTGACCTTCGAGAGCGCGTGA
- a CDS encoding diguanylate cyclase domain-containing protein translates to MWVVNVIHACWVAAGIVGFLEAVSRLRRFRWLSPLAIWTWDILDSAIVFLALGAWEWAIDGLSVTILPITAMVLMDLHRLAERKRGPATAVTLVTLAGCVSLCAAWPGAAWTTKIAMCAPLALAVVLRALKAFPLRAAPLVWALPVMGVFLPRLRMSLFDLVSAVVTTLLFAAYCYERRNRERVWRESTLDPLTRCLNRRGADLWMHKHAGKRVVAVIIDLDDFKFVNDTYGHDAGDRFLQETARRLQASVCPEDAVIRWGGDEFLLLLPCSESEEPVKRRVHDIHHRLTGFPADLGRGGQPLYLRASVGVAAGPLNKALIQRADQALLRTKRSSKNAVTVWQEETSEGPWVADDVTRELRFSAAFLSALAQVAEWGIPGLADHVARVQAYVRWLARLASARGLLPEEEVEPIAMASVAHDIGKAAIAREILLKPDRLHSAEYAYVRGHTESGRDMLERVIQQWQLAQDPSARRLFAHALDIAWCHHERWDGTGYPRGLAGADIPLAARLTAIADVLDALLSRRPYKDPWPEQQVFHYFREQRGRQFDPNLVDLLLEHWHGRPFVETRDAVEAGIGSAD, encoded by the coding sequence GTGTGGGTGGTGAACGTCATTCATGCCTGCTGGGTGGCGGCGGGCATCGTCGGATTTCTGGAGGCCGTTTCGCGGCTGCGCCGGTTCCGATGGTTATCTCCACTCGCCATCTGGACATGGGATATATTGGATTCCGCGATCGTGTTCCTGGCGCTGGGTGCATGGGAATGGGCCATTGACGGTCTAAGTGTCACCATCTTGCCCATCACCGCGATGGTCCTCATGGACCTGCATCGACTGGCTGAGCGAAAGCGAGGGCCGGCGACCGCAGTGACGTTGGTCACGCTGGCCGGATGTGTCTCCTTGTGCGCCGCGTGGCCCGGGGCTGCCTGGACCACCAAGATCGCGATGTGCGCTCCCCTGGCGCTGGCCGTTGTTCTCCGGGCGCTGAAGGCCTTTCCCTTGCGGGCCGCCCCGCTCGTCTGGGCCCTGCCAGTGATGGGCGTGTTCCTCCCTCGCCTGAGGATGTCGCTGTTCGACCTGGTCTCTGCGGTCGTCACCACCCTCCTCTTTGCGGCCTATTGCTACGAGCGGCGCAACCGTGAGCGGGTATGGCGGGAGAGCACGCTCGACCCACTGACGCGCTGCCTCAATCGGCGCGGGGCTGACCTGTGGATGCATAAGCACGCCGGCAAGCGGGTGGTGGCCGTGATCATCGACCTGGACGACTTCAAATTCGTCAATGACACCTACGGACACGATGCGGGCGACCGGTTCCTCCAAGAAACCGCCCGCCGTCTGCAGGCCAGCGTGTGTCCGGAGGACGCCGTGATCCGGTGGGGAGGGGACGAGTTCTTGCTGCTGCTTCCGTGTTCTGAGTCTGAGGAGCCGGTGAAGCGACGGGTGCACGACATTCACCATCGTTTGACCGGGTTTCCTGCCGACCTGGGCCGAGGAGGGCAGCCACTCTATCTCCGCGCCAGCGTGGGCGTGGCGGCGGGCCCCTTGAATAAAGCGTTGATACAACGCGCCGACCAAGCCCTGCTCCGCACCAAACGGTCCTCGAAGAATGCAGTCACCGTGTGGCAAGAAGAGACATCGGAAGGCCCTTGGGTGGCAGATGATGTGACCCGCGAGCTTCGTTTTTCCGCCGCGTTTCTGTCCGCGCTCGCTCAGGTCGCCGAATGGGGCATCCCGGGTCTGGCGGACCATGTGGCCCGGGTGCAGGCGTACGTGCGTTGGCTCGCCCGGCTGGCGAGTGCGCGTGGCCTTCTGCCTGAAGAAGAAGTGGAGCCCATCGCGATGGCCAGCGTCGCGCACGACATCGGAAAGGCGGCGATCGCGCGGGAGATCCTCTTGAAACCCGATCGGCTCCACTCGGCGGAATACGCGTACGTGCGCGGCCACACCGAAAGCGGGCGGGACATGCTGGAGCGTGTCATCCAACAGTGGCAACTTGCGCAGGATCCGTCTGCCCGACGGCTGTTCGCCCATGCGCTGGACATCGCCTGGTGCCATCATGAGCGTTGGGATGGAACCGGGTATCCCCGCGGCTTGGCCGGTGCGGACATTCCGCTGGCCGCCCGTCTGACCGCGATCGCCGATGTGCTGGACGCGTTGCTCAGCCGGCGTCCGTACAAAGACCCGTGGCCGGAACAGCAGGTGTTCCATTACTTTCGTGAGCAGCGCGGGCGTCAATTCGACCCGAATTTGGTCGATCTCCTCCTCGAGCACTGGCACGGCCGCCCATTCGTGGAAACGCGGGACGCTGTCGAGGCGGGCATCGGCAGCGCCGACTGA
- a CDS encoding benzoate/H(+) symporter BenE family transporter gives MWRDVNAANVAAGVVSALLAMTGPVLLLLQAATAAGFTPRQTVSWVFAAYAAGGLFSIVMPLRYRIPVTGAHSLTGVAYLAGVASHFTFPQLVGGYVMSALLILLLGVTGVYARLLAWVPGPVVSAMLAGLIAPYVANLAVAARALPLIAACTFAGYLAAARWAGRVPPVAGAVVGGFAALVCTHGITLGHGSGWLWPHAQVPAFTLPGLYAVALPLALLILGNDITPGLGALTSFGFRPPVRSLVACSGIASLAASMFGGHCANVAGMMTAICADEAAGPPAARYVASMVSGLLLILFGLFAFVVVPFFSALPSAFLTLLAGCSLLGPFANSLRASFAEGSHLLASAVTFAIALSNVTVFHIGAAIWALAAGCLTARLLGPRP, from the coding sequence TTGTGGCGTGACGTCAACGCCGCCAATGTGGCGGCCGGCGTGGTGTCTGCGCTGTTGGCGATGACCGGGCCGGTGTTGCTGTTGCTGCAGGCGGCCACGGCCGCCGGCTTCACACCGCGGCAGACGGTGTCTTGGGTGTTCGCGGCCTATGCGGCGGGCGGCCTGTTCAGTATCGTGATGCCACTGCGCTACCGGATCCCGGTGACGGGGGCGCATTCGCTGACGGGGGTCGCCTACCTGGCGGGGGTGGCGAGTCACTTCACCTTTCCGCAATTGGTGGGCGGCTACGTCATGTCGGCGCTCCTCATCCTGCTGCTTGGCGTGACGGGGGTCTACGCACGGCTGCTCGCCTGGGTGCCGGGGCCCGTCGTCTCCGCCATGTTGGCGGGTCTCATCGCGCCCTACGTCGCCAACCTGGCCGTCGCCGCGCGCGCCCTGCCGTTGATCGCCGCCTGCACGTTCGCGGGCTACCTGGCGGCCGCCCGATGGGCAGGCCGGGTGCCCCCGGTCGCGGGGGCGGTGGTGGGCGGTTTCGCGGCGCTCGTGTGCACGCACGGCATCACGCTGGGGCACGGCTCGGGCTGGCTATGGCCGCACGCGCAGGTGCCGGCCTTTACCCTCCCTGGCCTGTACGCGGTGGCCTTGCCCTTGGCACTTTTGATCCTGGGCAACGACATCACGCCCGGACTGGGCGCGCTGACCAGCTTCGGCTTCCGACCGCCCGTACGGTCGTTGGTCGCGTGCAGCGGCATCGCCAGCCTCGCCGCGAGCATGTTCGGTGGCCACTGCGCCAATGTGGCCGGGATGATGACGGCCATCTGCGCCGACGAGGCGGCTGGCCCGCCCGCCGCCCGCTACGTCGCATCCATGGTCTCCGGGCTGCTTTTGATCCTGTTTGGCCTGTTCGCTTTCGTCGTGGTCCCCTTCTTCAGCGCCCTTCCGTCCGCATTCCTCACCTTATTGGCCGGCTGCTCTCTCCTCGGCCCGTTTGCCAACAGCCTGCGCGCATCGTTCGCCGAGGGATCCCATCTGTTGGCGAGCGCGGTGACATTTGCGATCGCGCTGTCAAACGTCACCGTGTTCCACATCGGCGCCGCCATCTGGGCGCTCGCCGCCGGGTGCCTGACCGCGCGCCTGCTCGGCCCGCGCCCGTAA
- a CDS encoding SDR family NAD(P)-dependent oxidoreductase yields MYTFTGQVVWVTGSSTGIGRAAALAFAEHGADVVVHGNENREAAQALAGEIERMGRRSLAVAGDVADGTQVAEMVAQVRDHFGRLDVLVNNAGALIRRARLEELEEDLWDRVMDVNLKSVYLVTRAALPMLKTSRGRVINVTSVAARNGGGPGSIAYATAKAGVSNLTRALAKDLAEYGILVNAIAPGVIDTPFHERFTPRDAYEAMVRQIPLGRAGTPEESVGAILFLASPHARYITGEIIEVNGGQLMS; encoded by the coding sequence ATGTACACGTTCACGGGACAGGTGGTGTGGGTGACCGGCAGCAGCACGGGCATTGGCCGGGCTGCGGCGCTGGCCTTCGCCGAGCACGGCGCCGACGTGGTCGTGCACGGCAACGAGAACCGCGAGGCCGCGCAGGCGTTGGCCGGCGAGATCGAACGCATGGGAAGGCGGAGCCTGGCGGTGGCCGGGGACGTGGCGGACGGCACGCAGGTGGCGGAAATGGTGGCGCAGGTGCGCGATCACTTCGGCCGGCTCGACGTGCTAGTCAACAACGCCGGCGCGCTGATCCGGCGGGCGAGATTGGAAGAGTTGGAAGAAGATTTGTGGGATCGGGTGATGGACGTCAACCTGAAGTCCGTCTACCTGGTGACGCGGGCGGCGCTGCCGATGCTGAAGACGAGCCGGGGGCGCGTCATCAACGTCACGTCGGTGGCGGCGCGCAACGGCGGCGGCCCGGGCAGCATCGCCTACGCGACGGCGAAGGCGGGGGTGAGCAACCTGACGCGGGCGCTGGCGAAGGACCTGGCGGAGTACGGAATCCTGGTGAACGCCATCGCCCCGGGGGTGATTGACACGCCCTTTCACGAGCGCTTCACGCCGCGCGACGCGTACGAGGCGATGGTCCGCCAGATCCCCTTGGGGCGCGCCGGTACGCCGGAGGAGTCGGTGGGCGCCATCCTCTTTCTCGCCTCGCCGCACGCGCGCTACATCACGGGCGAGATCATCGAGGTCAACGGCGGCCAGCTGATGAGCTGA
- a CDS encoding FAD-binding oxidoreductase, with protein MSTPIPTLTEDLARLLSPGQVSAGESILEQHSHDESYHRGGRPDVVVFPESTEDVVKVVRYAAEHRIPVVPFGTGTGLEGHVVPVRGGISIDLTRMNRILEVRPDDFLVRVQPGVTKNQLNDALKRYGLFFPVDPGSDASLGGMAATNASGTTTVRYGAMRDNVRALQVVLPDGQVIQTASLAAKSSSGYNLTALFVGSEGTLGVITELWLKVYGIPEKTIAARAQFRDFQSCVNAATAIVGAGIPVARIELLSQEFVTAFNKYKGVDFPVVPTLLIEFRGSEQGVQIDVELAQEIAREEGCLSFDFVIDEEARHEMWEMRHNALYAFMHQFPGFGHMSTDVCVPLSKLPDACTFAQRRLKETGVRGAIVGHVGDGNFHVSIAIDTNDPADVQRVHAFNEEVVHYALQLGGTCTGEHGVGLGKMKYQELEHGPALAVMRAIKAAIDPQHIMNPGKLIDEVTH; from the coding sequence ATGTCGACACCCATCCCCACCCTGACGGAAGATCTCGCGCGTTTGCTCAGCCCCGGGCAGGTGTCCGCGGGGGAGAGCATTCTCGAACAGCACAGCCACGATGAATCCTACCACCGCGGCGGACGGCCGGACGTGGTGGTGTTCCCCGAGTCCACCGAGGACGTGGTGAAGGTGGTCCGGTACGCGGCCGAACACCGGATCCCGGTGGTCCCGTTTGGCACGGGCACCGGCCTCGAAGGCCACGTCGTCCCGGTGCGCGGCGGCATCAGCATCGATCTGACGCGCATGAACCGCATCCTCGAGGTGCGTCCGGACGATTTCCTCGTGCGCGTTCAACCCGGCGTCACCAAGAACCAGCTCAACGACGCGCTGAAACGGTACGGCCTGTTCTTCCCGGTCGATCCCGGTTCCGACGCATCCCTGGGCGGTATGGCGGCGACCAACGCCAGCGGCACCACCACCGTCCGCTACGGCGCGATGCGCGACAACGTCCGCGCCTTGCAGGTCGTGCTCCCGGACGGCCAGGTGATCCAGACCGCCTCGCTCGCCGCAAAATCCTCCTCCGGCTACAACCTGACCGCCCTGTTCGTCGGGTCCGAAGGCACGCTCGGCGTGATCACCGAACTGTGGCTGAAGGTGTACGGCATCCCGGAGAAGACCATCGCCGCCCGCGCCCAGTTCCGCGACTTCCAATCGTGTGTGAACGCCGCCACCGCCATTGTCGGCGCCGGCATCCCGGTCGCGCGCATCGAGCTGCTCAGCCAGGAGTTCGTCACCGCGTTCAACAAGTATAAAGGCGTCGACTTTCCGGTCGTGCCGACGCTGCTTATCGAATTCCGGGGCAGCGAGCAGGGCGTGCAGATCGACGTCGAGTTGGCACAGGAGATCGCCCGCGAGGAAGGGTGCCTGTCGTTCGACTTCGTGATCGACGAAGAGGCGCGCCACGAGATGTGGGAGATGCGCCACAACGCCCTGTACGCCTTCATGCACCAGTTTCCGGGGTTCGGGCACATGTCGACGGACGTGTGCGTTCCGCTCTCGAAGCTGCCCGACGCGTGCACCTTCGCCCAACGCCGTCTGAAAGAGACCGGCGTCCGCGGAGCCATCGTCGGCCACGTCGGCGACGGAAACTTCCACGTCAGCATCGCCATCGACACGAACGATCCGGCCGACGTCCAGCGGGTGCACGCGTTCAACGAGGAGGTGGTGCACTACGCGCTCCAGCTCGGCGGCACCTGCACCGGTGAGCACGGCGTCGGCCTCGGCAAGATGAAGTACCAGGAGCTCGAGCACGGCCCCGCCCTTGCCGTGATGCGCGCCATCAAGGCGGCCATCGACCCGCAGCACATCATGAACCCGGGCAAGCTGATTGACGAGGTCACCCACTGA
- a CDS encoding CcdC protein domain-containing protein produces MSHHTEALVAVAALIVWSVYRRVRRTLRWQPLVKRRLAVRGSLFVVIGVLLLVSTLYHPAIAWWDAAGVAAGAALAWVALRNTRYERREDGWYYRPHGAIGALVILLFLARLAYRLAAAKALWNGLGTAAGGPVPAGGAHSSAAAAYTADPWTAGAMFVLVAYYALYFLVMAKRGPRPDEDTETG; encoded by the coding sequence ATGTCTCATCACACGGAAGCCCTGGTCGCCGTGGCGGCCCTCATCGTGTGGAGCGTGTACCGCCGCGTGCGGCGCACCTTGCGCTGGCAACCCCTGGTCAAACGGCGGTTGGCGGTGCGGGGGAGCCTGTTCGTCGTGATCGGCGTGCTGTTGTTGGTGAGCACGCTGTATCATCCTGCCATCGCCTGGTGGGACGCGGCCGGTGTGGCCGCCGGTGCGGCCTTGGCCTGGGTGGCGCTGCGCAACACCCGGTACGAACGACGGGAAGACGGCTGGTACTACCGACCGCACGGGGCCATCGGCGCCCTGGTGATCCTGCTGTTTCTCGCGCGCCTCGCGTATCGCTTGGCCGCCGCGAAGGCCCTGTGGAACGGGCTGGGCACGGCGGCGGGAGGGCCAGTGCCGGCGGGCGGAGCGCATTCGTCCGCTGCGGCGGCGTACACCGCCGACCCGTGGACGGCCGGTGCCATGTTCGTTCTGGTGGCCTATTACGCCCTGTACTTTCTCGTGATGGCCAAGCGCGGGCCCCGGCCGGACGAGGACACTGAAACCGGCTGA
- a CDS encoding SPFH domain-containing protein: MSERRTWLLNGYFGVLLIVLLLFGGVLQFSRGNPIPAIVFWFLAVVLVSGVFVVQPNQAVAVVLFGTYLGSVRESGLWITVPFTRRRKVSLRVRNFNSAKLKVNDVRGNPVEIAAVVVFRVIDSAKALFDVENYEQFVEIQSETALRHVASRYPYDTYKSEELSLRANPEEVAGELVRELEERLKVAGVEVLEARLTHLAYAPEIASAMLQRQQAEAIVAARERIVEGAVTMVQAAIRQLEKERFVELDEERKANMVNNLLVAITSDRAASPVINTGSLY, from the coding sequence ATGAGCGAGCGTCGCACATGGTTGCTCAACGGTTACTTCGGCGTGTTGCTGATTGTCTTGTTGCTTTTCGGGGGCGTCTTGCAATTTTCGAGGGGAAATCCCATCCCAGCCATCGTCTTCTGGTTCCTGGCCGTGGTGTTGGTCTCCGGCGTGTTTGTCGTGCAGCCCAACCAGGCCGTGGCGGTGGTGCTGTTCGGCACCTATCTCGGCAGCGTGAGAGAGAGCGGACTGTGGATCACGGTGCCGTTCACCCGGCGGCGCAAGGTGTCGCTTCGGGTGCGCAATTTCAACAGCGCCAAGCTGAAGGTCAACGATGTGCGGGGGAATCCGGTCGAGATTGCGGCGGTGGTGGTGTTCCGCGTGATCGACTCGGCCAAGGCGCTGTTTGATGTGGAAAACTACGAGCAGTTCGTCGAAATCCAGAGCGAGACGGCGCTTCGGCACGTCGCAAGCCGGTACCCTTACGACACCTACAAATCCGAAGAGTTGTCTCTGCGCGCCAACCCCGAGGAGGTGGCCGGCGAGCTGGTCCGCGAACTCGAAGAGCGGTTGAAGGTCGCAGGCGTGGAGGTGCTGGAGGCGCGATTGACGCATCTCGCGTACGCGCCTGAGATTGCCAGTGCCATGCTGCAGCGCCAACAGGCTGAAGCGATTGTGGCGGCCCGGGAGCGCATCGTGGAGGGAGCGGTGACGATGGTGCAGGCGGCCATTCGCCAGCTTGAGAAGGAACGGTTCGTCGAGTTGGACGAGGAGCGCAAGGCAAATATGGTGAACAATTTGTTGGTGGCCATCACGTCGGACCGGGCGGCGTCGCCGGTCATCAACACGGGATCTCTGTACTGA